The genome window CTCTTTTTAAGACCTGCCATGAGTTTGCTGAAACTCCTAGGCTACACAGTTTTGATGGCCTACTTTGGTTACCGTGGTCTTTCTATTGGGATAACGGCCGGAACCATGTATGCCTTTATCCAGTACATCAACCGTCTCTTTGATCCCTTGATTGAGGTGACGCAAAACTTTTCAACTCTTCAAACGTCCATGGTGTCTGCAGGCCGTGTCTTTGCCTTGATTGACGAGAAGACCTATGAGCCTCTTCAAGAAAATGGACCAGCCAAAGTCCAAGAAGGCAATATCCGTTTTGAACATGTGTGTTTCTCATATGATGGTAAACATCCGATCCTGGATGATATTTCCTTTTCAGTTAAGAAGGGTGAAACCATTGCCTTTGTAGGGCATACAGGTTCAGGGAAATCCTCTATCATCAATGTCCTCATGCGCTTTTATGAATTTCAGTCAGGCCGCGTTCTCTTGGGTGGTGTGGATATCAGGAACTACAGTCAGGAAGAGCTGAGAAAGAACATCGGTCTAGTCTTACAGGATCCCTTCCTCTATCATGGAACCATCAAGTCCAATATTGCCATGTATCAAGACATTAGTGATGAAGAGGTCCAGGCTGCGGCTGCCTTTGTTGATGCAGATTCCTTTATTCAGGATCTTCCGCTGGGTTATGATGCCCCCGTTTCCGAGCGTGGTTCGAGCTTTTCTACTGGCCAGCGTCAGCTTCTTGCCTTTGCTAGAACAGTTGCTAGTCAGCCTAAAATCTTGATTTTGGATGAAGCGACAGCCAATATTGACTCTGAAACAGAAAGTTTGGTTCAAGATTCCCTAGCCAAGATGAGACAGGGGCGGACGACCATTGCCATCGCCCACCGCCTTTCGACCATCCAGGACGCCAACTGCATTTATGTTTTGGACAAGGGACGCATCATTGAGAGTGGAACCCATGAGGAACTCTTGGCCTTGGGAGGAACCTATCACAAGATGTATAGTTTGCAGGCAGGGGCTCTTACCTAAAGAAGAATTCCTCTAAATTACAGATTTCTTGCACCGCCTTTTCCATTTTGTGGTATAATGAAAAATGTTGACAAATAGTATAATAAAAACAAAGGAGAAACAGCATGCTGAAATGGGAAGACTTGCCCGTGGAAATGCAATCAAGCGAGGTTGAGTCTTACTACCAGCTTGTCTCTAAAAGGAAGGGTTCGCTGATTTTCAAGCGTTGCCTGGATTGGGTTCTGGCCTTGGTTTTACTGATTTTGACTTCCCCAATCTTTCTCATCTTGAGTATTTGGATCAAGTTGGATAGCAAGGGACCTGTCATTTACAAGCAAGAGCGCGTGACCCAGTACAACCGTCCGTTCAAGATTTGGAAGTTCCGTACTATGGTGACGGATGCGGATAAAAAAGGAAGCCTAGTGACTTCTGCTAACGATAGCCGTATTACCAAAGTGGGAAATTTCATTCGCCGTGTGCGTTTGGACGAACTACCTCAGCTAGTCAATGTCCTTAAAGGCGAGATGTCCTTTGTTGGGACACGACCTGAGGTGCCACGCTACACGGAGCAGTATAGTCCTGAAATGATGGCGACCTTGCTCTTGCCAGCAGGAATCACCTCTCCAGCCAGCATCAACTACAAGGATGAGGATACGATCATCAGTCAAATGACGGAGAAAGGTCTGTCAGTTGAACAGGCCTATGTCGAACACGTCCTTCCTGAAAAGATGCGCTATAACCTCGCCTATCTCCGAGAGTTTAGTTTCCTTGGAGACATCAAAATCATGTTTCAAACCGTGTTTGAGGTACTAAAATAAAGTAGTCATGAGAAAATGAGTACAGATAAAAGGAGCAAATCAATGCCAAATTACAATATTCCATTTTCACCACCCGATATTACCGAAGCTGAAATTGCTGAAGTAGCGGATACCCTTCGTTCTGGTTGGATCACAACAGGTCCGAAGACAAAAGAACTGGAGCGTCGCTTGTCCCAATACACACAGACATCTAAGACTGTCTGCCTCAACTCTGCGACAGCCGCTCTTGAGTTGATTTTGCGTGTTTTGGAAGTGGGCCCTGGTGATGAAGTCATCGTTCCAGCCATGACCTATACAGCTTCATGTAGTGTCATCACACACGTAGGAGCGACACCTGTCATGGTGGATATTCAAGCAGATACGTTTGAGATGGACTATGACCTTCTTGAGCAAGCCATCACTGAAAAGACTAAGGTGATCATCCCAGTAGACCTTGCAGGGATTGTTTGCAACTATGACCGTTTGTTCCAAATTGTGGAGAAGAAACGCGACCTCTTTACTGCTTCAAGCAAGTGGCAAAAGGTCTTTAACCGTATTGTGATTGTCTCTGATAGTGCCCATGCTTTGGGATCAACTTATAAAGGACACCCCGCTGGCTCTATCGCTGACTTTACTTCCTTCTCATTCCATGCTGTTAAAAACTTTACAACGGCTGAGGGAGGAAGTGCGACTTGGAAGGCCAATCCAGCGATTGATGACGAAGAGATGTACAAGGAATTCCAAATCCTTTCCCTTCATGGTCAGACTAAGGATGCTCTTGCTAAGATGCAATTGGGTTCATGGGAGTACGATATCGTAACACCGGCCTACAAGTGCAACATGACGGATATCATGGCTTCGATAGGTTTGGTACAATTGGATCGTTACCCTGGTTTGTTGCAACGTCGTAAGGACATCGTGGACCGCTATGATCGTGGTTTTGCGGGTACTCGTATTCACCCATTGGCACACAAGACTGATACTGTCGAATCTTGTCGTCACCTCTACATCACCCATGTAGAAGGAGCAAGCTTAGAAGAACGCAACCTCATCATCCAAGAATTGGCTAAAGCAGGAATTGCAAGTAACGTACATTACAAACCACTTCCTCTCTTGACAGCCTATAAGAATCTTGGCTTCGATATGGCAGATTATCCAAGAGCCTATGCCTTCTTTGAAAATGAAATTACGCTCCCTCTTCATACAAAATTAAGCGATGATGAAGTCGACTATATCGTTAAGACTTTGGTGAGAATTTCCGAAGAAATCCTCGGTTCTGGAAAAAAATCATAAAAAAATCTTGACAAAGATAGAACAATAACATATAATATTCTCAATAAATCAGAAAAGTAACTATGTTTGATCTTCAGGGAGCCTGTGGTGATTGTGAACAGGTGGTTGGAAGTAGTGAAAGTGGGCTGATTTTAAAAATGAATTTGAAACAATGAAAATTCGGTGCGCACACCTTACAGTGCAACTTGTTGTTAGACAAGGCAGAGATGTAAGGGGGGATAGTCCCTTTATAATTGAGGTGGCACCGCGTTACCAACGCCCTCACACGGAAGTAGATTCTGTGTGTGGGCTTTTTTCATATCTTTAAATTAATACTGAAAGAGGAAAATTTTATGACAACTAAAGGATATTTTGGACAATTTGGTGGTAGTTTTGTACCGGAGCCGATTCAGGCTTTGTTGGATGAGTTGGAAGTGACATTTGACAAATACAAGGATGATCCAGAATTTTTGGCAGAATTTCGCCATTACTTGAAGGATTATTCAGGTCGTGAGACACCTCTATATTATGCAGAGAGCTTAACAGAACACCTAGGTGGAGCTAAGATTTATCTCAAACGTGAAGATCTTAACCACCTTGGTTCTCACAAACTCAACAACGTTTTAGGGCAAATTCTTCTTGCCAAACGTATGGGCAAAAAACGAGTGATCGCGGAAACAGGAGCTGGTCAACACGGTGTTGCGACAGCAGCGGCTGCAGCCAAGTTTGGTATGGCCTGTGATGTCTACATGGGGGCAGAAGATGTGGAACGTCAACGCC of Streptococcus oralis contains these proteins:
- a CDS encoding ABC transporter ATP-binding protein, translating into MQNKKEQWAVLKRLTSYLKPYGLLTFLALSFLLATTVIKSVIPLVASHFIDQYLSNLNQLAVTVLLAYYGLYILQTLVQYVGNLLFARVSYSIVRDIRRDTFANMEKLGMSYFDKTPAGSIVSRLTNDTETISDMFSGILSSFISAVFIFLTTLYTMLMLDFRLTALVLLFLPLIFLLVNLYRKKSVKIIEKTRSLLSDINSKLAENIEGIRIIQAFNQEKRLQAEFDEINQEHLVYANRSVALDALFLRPAMSLLKLLGYTVLMAYFGYRGLSIGITAGTMYAFIQYINRLFDPLIEVTQNFSTLQTSMVSAGRVFALIDEKTYEPLQENGPAKVQEGNIRFEHVCFSYDGKHPILDDISFSVKKGETIAFVGHTGSGKSSIINVLMRFYEFQSGRVLLGGVDIRNYSQEELRKNIGLVLQDPFLYHGTIKSNIAMYQDISDEEVQAAAAFVDADSFIQDLPLGYDAPVSERGSSFSTGQRQLLAFARTVASQPKILILDEATANIDSETESLVQDSLAKMRQGRTTIAIAHRLSTIQDANCIYVLDKGRIIESGTHEELLALGGTYHKMYSLQAGALT
- a CDS encoding sugar transferase, which translates into the protein MLKWEDLPVEMQSSEVESYYQLVSKRKGSLIFKRCLDWVLALVLLILTSPIFLILSIWIKLDSKGPVIYKQERVTQYNRPFKIWKFRTMVTDADKKGSLVTSANDSRITKVGNFIRRVRLDELPQLVNVLKGEMSFVGTRPEVPRYTEQYSPEMMATLLLPAGITSPASINYKDEDTIISQMTEKGLSVEQAYVEHVLPEKMRYNLAYLREFSFLGDIKIMFQTVFEVLK
- a CDS encoding DegT/DnrJ/EryC1/StrS family aminotransferase, which produces MPNYNIPFSPPDITEAEIAEVADTLRSGWITTGPKTKELERRLSQYTQTSKTVCLNSATAALELILRVLEVGPGDEVIVPAMTYTASCSVITHVGATPVMVDIQADTFEMDYDLLEQAITEKTKVIIPVDLAGIVCNYDRLFQIVEKKRDLFTASSKWQKVFNRIVIVSDSAHALGSTYKGHPAGSIADFTSFSFHAVKNFTTAEGGSATWKANPAIDDEEMYKEFQILSLHGQTKDALAKMQLGSWEYDIVTPAYKCNMTDIMASIGLVQLDRYPGLLQRRKDIVDRYDRGFAGTRIHPLAHKTDTVESCRHLYITHVEGASLEERNLIIQELAKAGIASNVHYKPLPLLTAYKNLGFDMADYPRAYAFFENEITLPLHTKLSDDEVDYIVKTLVRISEEILGSGKKS